In one window of Mercurialis annua linkage group LG4, ddMerAnnu1.2, whole genome shotgun sequence DNA:
- the LOC126676370 gene encoding 60S ribosomal protein L2, mitochondrial has product MAAAVWNRARVASSSSLHYYRLLEPSSCSRSSLINLFRNFSTDVADTPSFKENMMKQMAHLDINSQVGTCMRLGSMRIGTLIHNIEMNPGQGGKLVRAAGTFAKIMKEPTEKTCLVKLPSGVEKLIDSQCRATIGKVSNASHNTRKLRKAGHSRWLGRRPVVRGVAMNPVDHPHGGGEGRSKSSGSFGRVSQTPWGKPTKCGRNQQKKREGKFGLLLPQKSKDKSIKRLRWQEQESARGKSK; this is encoded by the exons ATGGCTGCTGCCGTATGGAACCGAGCTCGCGTTGCTTCCTCATCTTCTCTCCACTACTACAGACTTCTAGAACCTTCGTCTTGCTCTCGCTCGTCCCTCATCAATTTGTTCCGCAATTTTTCCACCG ATGTAGCTGATACTCCCTCATTTAAAGAGAATATGATGAAGCAAATGGCTCATCTCGACATCAATTCGCAAGTAGGGACTTGTATGCGCCTTGGTTCCATGCGTATCGGAACATTAATCCATAACATTGAGATGAACCCGGGCCAAGGCGGTAAACTAGTTAGAGCTGCAGGAACTTTTGCTAAGATTATGAAGGAGCCGACGGAGAAGACCTGTTTGGTGAAGCTGCCCTCTGGCGTTGAAAAATTGATTGATTCGCAGTGTCGTGCAACCATAGGTAAGGTGTCTAATGCTAGTCATAATACTCGGAAGCTTAGGAAGGCTGGTCATAGCCGATGGTTGGGTCGAAGACCTGTTGTTCGAGGAGTGGCTATGAATCCTGTAGATCATCCTCACGGTGGAGGTGAGGGTAGGAGTAAAAGTAGTGGGTCCTTTGGAAGGGTGTCGCAAACACCTTGGGGTAAGCCAACTAAATGTGGTAGGAATCAACAAAAGAAGAGGGAGGGTAAGTTTGGTTTGCTGCTGCCGCAGAAATCGAAGGATAAGTCAATTAAACGTCTGCGGTGGCAAGAACAAGAAAGTGCACGTGGCAAATCGAAATGA